Proteins encoded within one genomic window of Ctenopharyngodon idella isolate HZGC_01 chromosome 6, HZGC01, whole genome shotgun sequence:
- the c6h22orf23 gene encoding UPF0193 protein EVG1 — MMASGSKYKESRITNYRTETRQLIQLMMQESRLTDFQQRQINNQLKNGGALPLTFTPLEQKKVQPEPRVSRLTSLIGHQQRRSAERCSAGDNYKREQFQPSATRDLEKEKRRLQNVLSTGQTDAGPTHSQRDSTERREQQIDRFQEVLDEIEDRRQFLEEMMTLGKGHQYEHLINTEISQKICELEDIDRKRSEELRTLNLNGKEELQSK, encoded by the exons ATGATGGCCAGCGGATCAAAATATAAGGAGTCCAGAATCACTAACTACAGAACAGAGACACGACAATTaatacaat TAATGATGCAAGAGTCTCGTCTAACGGACTTTCAACAGAGACAAATCAATAATCAGCTGAAAA ATGGAGGCGCTCTTCCACTAACCTTTACCCCACTTGAGCAGAAAAAAGTGCAGCCAGAGCCCAGAGTCTCAAGATTGACCTCATTGATTGGTCATCAACAGAGGCGCAGTGCAGAAAGATGTAGTGCTGGAGATAATTACAAACGAGAACAGTTTCAGCCTAGTGCAACAC GGGATctagagaaagagaagagaaggCTACAAAATGTTCTTTCTACTGGTCAAACAGATGCTGGGCCAACTCACTCCCAAAGAGACTCCACAGAAAGAAGAGAGCAACAGATAGACAGATTCCAAGAGG TTCTGGATGAGATTGAGGACAGGAGGCAGTTTTTAGAGGAGATGATGACATTGGGAAAAGGTCACCAATATGAACACCTCATCAACACAGAGATTTCCCAG AAAATTTGTGAACTTGAAGACATTGACAGGAAACGCAGTGAAGAACTAAGGACCCTCAATCTAAACGGAAAAGAGGAACTACAAAGCAAATAG